A single Ziziphus jujuba cultivar Dongzao chromosome 11, ASM3175591v1 DNA region contains:
- the LOC132799821 gene encoding putative ubiquitin-like-specific protease 1B: protein MGNKYVQNRELKNAECLTYMLPYLLRDGGYYGKNPDVSPTLDPFTMTMIKDAPRQDNGGDCGVYALKFIEYMSSEENPSFGPQDIMFFRKKYAVDLYFNKLSM from the exons atgggaaataaatatgtccagaatagagagttgaagaatgcagaatgccttacgtatatgctgccttacctattgagggatgggggatattacgggaagaatccggacgtgtctcccactttagatccattcacgatgaccatgatcaaagatgcaccccgccaagataatgg gggtgattgtggcgtctacgctctgaaatttattgagtacatgagtagtgaggagaacccttcatttggtccgcaagacattatgttttttagaaaaaaatatgctgttgatttgtactttaataaactttcaatgtag